Within the Pseudarthrobacter sp. W1I19 genome, the region GAAGGAGACCGGCTGGCCCTCCAGGGAAATCTGGATGCCGAGGTCGAACCAGTCGCGCTGCTCGGTGGCCTTGGTGGAAATGGAAACCACCGGCGCTTCTTCGGCCTCGCGGTAGTCGGCGATGTCGCCCACCGTGTCCACGTCCACATTGGGAGCCTCGCGCAGCCGGGGGAGCACCTCCTCGGTGAAGGCCAGCGTGTCCAGTCCCTTCAGCTCCACGGACGCAGCGAGCCGGGGGGTTCCCCAGCCGCCGGTGGCGGATTCACCCAGGGCCGGAACCACTTCCCACGGCCGGCCGACGCCTTCCAGGATGCGGGCCTCGGTGGTGTCGTCGCGGTAGCCATGGTCGCCGGGGTGCCGCCACAGCGGCTGGGCGGTGACGAGCTTTCCGGTTTTGTAGTGCCACTCCCAGTGCAGCCGGAGCCGGTGGTCGGCACCGTAGTTGGCGAGCAGCGAGAGTGTGGGGACGGCCAGTGCGGGCAGTGACACGGACTCGTCGCGGGCCGTGACCCGGGCGGTTTGCTTGAGCTTGGGATAGAAACCGGTGAGGAAGCGTGTCTCGTCTTTGGCGGGGATGTGAAGGGTGCTTCCGGCGGTGACAAACGCCAGTAGTTCCTCACTCAGGCCACCCTCAAGCGGTGCCAGCGTGATGATGCCGTCGGGGTCGGGGACTCCCGGCAGGGCGGCTTCGCCGGAGGTGAAGAAGATGCCATGCGCCGGCCGGCCGATGGTTCCCACGGCGGCCGGATCAACGTCCTCCCCCTCCACGGTGATGGTGGGCGCAAGCTCGAGGCCGCCGTCGGGCGCCTGCTCCCTGGGCGGGACACTCTGGCCCGCGGCGCGTTCGGCCCCGGGGTTTTCATCCAGCGGGCTTTCATTAACCGGAGTGCCGTACCGGCCCAGATTAAGGCCGACGGCGGCGGGGGACTCCGCGAGCCGCACCGGTTCGCCGCCCTTGGAGTGAACAAGGGCCAGGCCGATCTTCCCGGCGTCTGCCAGCAGGGTCCACAGGTTCTTTCCGGAATAGGTGTTCAGGCCCAGCCACAGGCCGGAGGAGTTCTGCATCCGGCTGGCCGAGGCGGAGTGGGCGGCCAGGAACTCCTGCATCCACTCCACATGCGAAACGTTGCATTCGCGGCGGAAGTTCAGGTAGCTCAGGGTGTTCCAGGAGACGTCGCCGCGGATCCACTTGCCCTTGGCTCCCATGATTACCGGGCGGGCCTTGAGCTGGCGGACGCTGCGGAGGGGGTCCCGCCGGCCTGTGTAGGAGAAGTGCGGCGCCGGCTCCTCAATCTCGAACTGGAGGGCCAGCGGGACCCCGCCGGTGGAGGGTGCGGTGCCGGGCTGGGAGATCAGGGGGCTGAGGGCCCTTTCCCAATCGGAAACGGCCGCGGAGGGCTCACGCGAGAGTTGGGTGGCGGGTGCGCCGCCCGGGGACAGCAGCTGGACGCGGGTGGCCGGGTTGTCCTCCGCTGCGAAGAGCAGTGCCGCCACGTGCTTGCAGTCCTTCCGGACCGGGCAGCTGCACACCCCCACCGTGCAGCTCCAGCCGCCACCCCTGCGGACCAGTTTGGCGGTGGTGGAGTAGGGCATGTCAGCGCCGCCGCGGACCTTGCCCAGCATGAGCCCGGTGGCGGGATCGAAGGAGATGCCCGAAACACGGCTGCCCATGGCGTAGGCCAGCCCGGCCGCCAGGGAACGGTCGTTGATGGCGGGGGTCTGTATTGCCAGTGCCGAGCTTTCGTCCGGGTGGGATGGAATGGCGCGCGCTACTTTCAACAGGCCGCGGCGGGGCCGGGCCGGTGGTTGGTTATCTGATCCATCTTAGTTCGCCGGCGGGATTCAAAAGCCCCGGAAACTTCGCCGGACGTTCATTTCCTCCTCAACGCTGCGGGTACCCGGCGCACGTAGCGTGAAAAGCGTTCGAGCAGCACCCGCAAGAGCAGTGAGGATTGCCATGACCACCAGCCAGCAGCCCGTCGTCCTGACCAGCAGCAGCATCGCATCAAACGACGAGGACGTCGTCGAAGCCAATGTCAGCGTTGTCGATGCCATGCACACCGCCCTGCTTCGCACCGAGGAGATGTCGCCCGTTGCAGTCCGCAGCTACTACGTGGACTTCTACCTCACGCAGGCACTTGAGGGTGGGTTCGCGCAGTACGTGTTCACCGCCGTCGACCGCTCCGAAACGGACACGCTGATCCGTGAAGGCATGGCGGGAATGGGCGCCACTGCGCACCTGGACCTCTTCAACCGCGCCGTGGAGGCGTTCGATGACCTGTCTGAGGAAGACGAGGAGCACTACCTCGACGGCGGCCTGGACGACACCGCGGAAACACCCGACGGCGTCCTCCGGATGGAGGAGCTTGACGGCGAGTTCGAGGAGCTGCTGGAGAGTGAAAACATCACGGCCCTCAACGCGGCGTGGCTGCGCGGCCAGGCCGAACTGCTGGTGCTGGACGACGAGGAGATCGGCGCGCACATCGAGCGCCTCGTTGCCCAGATCCCGGACCTGCCGGAGCGCCTGGCGCAGGCCGAGGCTGAAGCGCTGGAGGATGCCCCGGACTTCGAGATCATCATCCGTGAACTCTGCAGCATCGCCGGGTATGAACTCATCAAAATCACCATGGGCGATCCCAATTACCTGCACGACGGCGAAAAGATCCTCGCCTGGCACTTCTCCACGGACCATGGCGACTTCCTTATGGTGGAGGAGGACGACGAGGCCTTTATGATCAACCCCGAAACGCAGGAGATCGTGGCGGCGGTGGAGTTCGAGGAGGCCGACGCGGAGATGGTCGAAGCCTAGGCGGGCAGGCGGGGCGTCATGCAGGGTGGCCCGCTGGCCTTTTTCTCATTGAGGGCTGTCAGCTGTTCTGGTCCAGGGCAGCCGCCAGGATTTCCAGCAGTTCGTCGTCCACCTGGTCCTCGGAGGTGAGGCGCACCCGGCGGGTGAACGGATCACCCGGCCGGGTCTTGACCGCCTCTATCCTGGGTGCCGCGGGGGCGTCGGGCGTAGAACCACCGGGCTCACCGGTCCCAAGCCGGAGTGTCACGTCCACGGCGTTGTTGGTGGTCCTGGTGACCTGGGCGAACTTCCGCCGCCGGCTGTGCAGGGACACGTAGCCTTTCCGCATCTGGATTCCCACGCCTTCGGTGGCGGAAGCCCACGCCAGGAGCGCATCAGCGATGGGCCTCAGATGCGGATGGTTCGCGTACTGGCCGTCGATCAGTTCGTCGGCATCACGAAGCATAAAGTCCGGGTAACCGAACATTTCCCAGGACACCGCATACTGGGCGTACCCGGTCACTCCGAATTCGTCGCGCATCCAGCGGCGCAGCCCGCCGTCGTTTTGGATGCCGGCGGCCCGGGCCTTCTCAGCCCAATACGCGGTGTCCTGCCCGGTCTTCCGCACCAGGAGGGCCTTATTGTTGTCCACCATCAGCTGCCAGGTGCCGGCTTTCTTCTGCGGCGCCAGTGCCGGCTCGGGGTTTGTAGGCATGCCTCGATCGTAATGCCGGACGGGCCTCCCGATGGCGCCGCCGTCCCTGCCGCAGATCGCCTCGAAAAAAAGATTCTTCGCGCCCGTAACCTTTCCGCCGTCCCCGGCGATGTAGGAGGTGATGGGCCCGTCCCCCAGGCCCGAACTGAACATGTTGCCTAGGTTTTGGAGAGTTTTATGTCGTTGTTCACCGTTCTCGCCACCAGCAAAGTCGCCGCCGGAGTACTGGCAGCCGGCACCATAGCCGTCGGCGGAACCGGGGCAGCTGCCGTTACCGGCGTCCTCCCCGCCGAAGCTCAGCAGACCGCGCATGATGTCTTCGGCGCACCGGCACCGAACCTCGCAGCAGAAGCTGCCGGTGAAGGCCAGGGCACCGCGGATTCGGCCGCAGACGCAGCAGCCAACGCCGCCACCGATGCAGACGCAGAAGCCTCCGCAGACGCCACCGTTTCTGACGAAAACGTCGCTGCCCAGGCCTCGGGGTCCGCTGCGGCAGGCACCGCCGTTGATGCAGCCGGGGCAGCATCGCTCGGCCTGTGCACCGCCTTCGCCAACGGCGGCCTGACCGCCTCCTCCGAAGGCTTCTCCTCACTCGCCATTGCCGCCCAGGGCGAAGCAAACATCGACAGCTTCTGCACCGACGTCGTGGCCCAGGCCGATGCCGCCGCTACGGTCGGCGCTGAGGCAGCCGGCTCCGCCGCTGTAGACGTGGAGCGTCCTGAGCTGCCTGCTGTTCCGGCAGTCCCCGCTGTCCCCGCTGTCGACGGCGAGCCTGAAGTTCCCGCCGTACCTGCAGTTCCCGCTGTCCCCGCCGGCGCCGGCAACGTCGCAGACGCAGCCTCCGTTTCGGTCCGCTAGGCACGCTTAGCTAGTGTGTACTGCGGGAAACGGGCCAGATTCCCTTTCCCGCAGTACGGCAGTGCCGATCTTTACGATCACCGCCCGCACCACTGGAACAGACCGGAATACCGTCCGGAGAAGCAGCCAGGGGCCGTCGGGGCAGTGCGGGCCGGACCCGTGAACCGCAGCGTAAACCGGGACGGGCATTGCCTGTCCCGGGATGGAGGAGCCGCTGGTGCTTGACACTTTGGCCCAAGAAGATATCGACATATTCGACGCCGCCGGCACCGACCCGGCAGCGCTCTTCGGCGTTGCTTACAGGACCTTCGCCGGACCGGTACTGGGCTATCTCAAAGCACGTGGCGTGGACGATCCCGAAGCGGTCACCCAGGACGTGTTCCTGGCTTTCTTTCCCAGGATCAACGGCCTCAGCGGGGGTCTTCAGGGCGCAAAGTCATTGCTCTTCTCCATCGCCCATGCCCGGATGGTGGACCACTACCGGCGGCTCGAACGCAGGCCCCAGCTGACTCCTTACGACCCGCAGGAGGACAGCCGCAGCACACCCAGCGCGGAAGATCACGCCGTGGAATTCAACGGCGGGGCCGAAGCACTGCTGGCGGGGCTCAGTGACGAACACCAGGAAGTACTGGCCCTGCGTGTCGTGGCCGACCTGTCCATCGAACAGGTGGCCGCAATTATGGGCAAAAGCGAGGGAGCCATTAAGCAGCTTCAACGCAGGGCCCTTCACAATCTCAAGGCACAGACGCTCTCAAGAAACCAGGCAAACCATGAGTGACACCGCAAGATCCCGCGCCGGCGCGGCAGTGGACCAGCTGCTGCTGGAAGCAGACCTGGGCGGCGACAGCCAGCTCCGTCCCGTCCTCCTGGAGCTCCAGGCCCTGGGCACGGCCGCGCCGGAACCTTCTGCCGGGCTGCTGGCACTCATGGCCGGCGCCCCTGTTGCTGAAACACCATCGGCCCCCGCCGTGGCGGCAGCACCGGGCGCTCCTGTTGACGAACTCGCAGCCCGCCGCAGGGCAAGGCGCCGCACAGTCCTCACCACTTTGTCCGTCGCGGTATCACTCGGTGCAGGTGGTGCGGTTGCCGCTGCATCAGACCAGGGCATCCGGGAGTCGTTCACCCAGCTCAACCAGGCGGTTACGTCCTTCATCACCGGTTCAGCCGGAGTTCCTGCCGACGACCAGGCGGGGCAGCCCGCGGCACCCGTGCCCGCAGCCCCCGCAGGCACAGCCCCGGCCGCCACCCCCTCAGCAGACCCGGCGTCTATCCCTGCCGACCCAGCCGCAGCGCACCCTGCGGTTGAGCCGCCGTCGGACAGTCCTGCTGCGACCGCCCCCAGCGGCCAGCGAACTTCCCCGGGACAGCCCGGGGAAGTTCCCGCTTCAGAAACCCTGCCCGGGGCAGTCCCTGGGCAGATCGCCGATGGCCTGGGCAAGCAACCGGAGGTGCCGCTCCCCTCGCAGGTTCCCCTGCCGGGGACGCTGCCGGCCGTCCCGCTTCCCTGACGTCCGGGCGCCCGCCGCGGGCCACTGGGCCAGGTGATTCCGGTCAGTAGCCTGAGGCGGCCATCTTCTTGATCATTTCGCCGGACGGATCCGCAAGGTACCAGACATCGTTGACGCCTTGGCCCAGCACGTCGCCCGGTTTGGTGTCTTTCGCGAAGTAGTACAGCGGCAGGCCGTTCAGGGTTACCTGCTTGGCGCCTTCCGGCGTGGGGATGGTGCCGACGGTCCCGGTGACCCCTTCGACCTTCGGCTTATCAGAGGTGGTGGTGAGCGGCGGCCAGGCAGTCAGGCATCCGCCCGTGCAGGCGCTGGTGCCCGAGTCCTTCACGTCCTTGGTGAAGAAATAGAGGCTCATGCCTTTGGAGTCCACCACGATCGTGCCCGCGCTGGAGGACGCTGTCTTGAGGTCAACGCCTGCACTCGCCGTTGATGTTGCGGGCGGCGATACCGAGCCGGCGGGGGCGGTTGCCGAAGCCGCAGGTGCACCTCCCGTGACAGCCGGACTGCTGGCCGCAGGAGTGGTTCCGCTGCCGCCCGCGCACCCGGTAAGGGCCGCCGACAGGGCCAGGATTGCAAGGCCTGCCCCCAACACACGCTGTTTCATGGTCGCTCCTTTGGTGGTGCCCGGCGCCGATCGCCGGACGCTAACCAGTACGACGCCGCAGGGTGAAGAATGGTTCAGGATGAACCAAATCCCGGCTGCCGGCGTCGTATCAGCCGGGAAGCGCGGAATAGCCGTGCCGGAGGCTGGGACGGGAGGTCCACCGAATGCCGCTTGATGATGACGTGGTGGAGTCCATCTACCGCGAACACGGCCCGGCCCTCCGCCGCTTTGTGCTCAGCGCCTCCCGTGATCCACAGCTTGCCGAAGACGTGGTCCAGGAAACCGTGCTCCGGGTATGGCAGCACGCACCCGAGCTGACCGGCAGCCTTCGCAGCTATCTGTTCCGTACCGCGAGGAATATCATGATCGACAATTACCGCCGTGCCCAACGCCGCCCCGCGGAGGCGCTGGACGACGGGCTCAGCGGTCATGCCGAAGCCGTGGAGCGAGTGGACGAACTGTTGAACCGGGTACTGATAGAGGAGGCGCTGCTCCGCCTCAGCACCGAGCACCGGGACGTCCTGGTGGCCCTGCACTACCGCCGCTTCACCGTGAACGAGGCGGCCCTGCAGCTGAACATCCCGAGCGGAACGGTGAAATCCCGCGCCTATTACGCGGTGCGGGCCCTGCGGACCATCCTGGATGAAATGGGGGTGGAATGGTGAACGCTTCCGGGCTGCACCAACTGCTGGGCGCCTACCTGCTGGGCGGGTTGGATGCCGTTGACCATAAGAGTTTCGAAGGCCACCTTCAGGAGTGCCCGCAGTGCCGGGAGGA harbors:
- a CDS encoding DEAD/DEAH box helicase; amino-acid sequence: MPSHPDESSALAIQTPAINDRSLAAGLAYAMGSRVSGISFDPATGLMLGKVRGGADMPYSTTAKLVRRGGGWSCTVGVCSCPVRKDCKHVAALLFAAEDNPATRVQLLSPGGAPATQLSREPSAAVSDWERALSPLISQPGTAPSTGGVPLALQFEIEEPAPHFSYTGRRDPLRSVRQLKARPVIMGAKGKWIRGDVSWNTLSYLNFRRECNVSHVEWMQEFLAAHSASASRMQNSSGLWLGLNTYSGKNLWTLLADAGKIGLALVHSKGGEPVRLAESPAAVGLNLGRYGTPVNESPLDENPGAERAAGQSVPPREQAPDGGLELAPTITVEGEDVDPAAVGTIGRPAHGIFFTSGEAALPGVPDPDGIITLAPLEGGLSEELLAFVTAGSTLHIPAKDETRFLTGFYPKLKQTARVTARDESVSLPALAVPTLSLLANYGADHRLRLHWEWHYKTGKLVTAQPLWRHPGDHGYRDDTTEARILEGVGRPWEVVPALGESATGGWGTPRLAASVELKGLDTLAFTEEVLPRLREAPNVDVDTVGDIADYREAEEAPVVSISTKATEQRDWFDLGIQISLEGQPVSFAAVFSALAAGQTKMLLPSGAYFSLDLPELHQLRALIEEARSLQDNKDAPLQISRFQAGLWDELAQLGIVDEQAAAWRSAVGGLLEGGVDGLPLPATLNAELRPYQLEGFNWLSFLYKHSLGGILADDMGLGKTVQALALMCAAKELALPAVAESSGPGTSGSAPDAGAPFLVVAPTSVVGNWALEAARFAPGLKVHAISETFAKSSQVPAEALAGADIVITSYALFRIDYEAYASTKWAGLVLDEAQFVKNHQSKAYQCARKLPAAFKLAITGTPLENNLMEFWALTSIVAPGLFSSPKRFAEYYQKPVEKNGDKGQLDKLRRRVRPLMMRRTKDQVIKDLPPKQEQILEVVLNPRHQKVYQTHLQRERQKILGLIEDVNKNRFTIFQSLTLLRQLSLDASLVDPALTSVRSSKLDVLFEQLEDLVAEGHRALIFSQFTGFLGKVRERLDEEKIEYCYLDGGTRNRADVVSEFKNGSAPVFLISLKAGGFGLNLTEADYVFLLDPWWNPASEAQAVDRTHRIGQARNVMVYRLVAKDTIEEKVMALKARKSQLFADVMEGDALAGGAITAEDLAGLFQE
- a CDS encoding DUF5655 domain-containing protein, which codes for MFSSGLGDGPITSYIAGDGGKVTGAKNLFFEAICGRDGGAIGRPVRHYDRGMPTNPEPALAPQKKAGTWQLMVDNNKALLVRKTGQDTAYWAEKARAAGIQNDGGLRRWMRDEFGVTGYAQYAVSWEMFGYPDFMLRDADELIDGQYANHPHLRPIADALLAWASATEGVGIQMRKGYVSLHSRRRKFAQVTRTTNNAVDVTLRLGTGEPGGSTPDAPAAPRIEAVKTRPGDPFTRRVRLTSEDQVDDELLEILAAALDQNS
- a CDS encoding protein tyrosine phosphatase, translating into MSLFTVLATSKVAAGVLAAGTIAVGGTGAAAVTGVLPAEAQQTAHDVFGAPAPNLAAEAAGEGQGTADSAADAAANAATDADAEASADATVSDENVAAQASGSAAAGTAVDAAGAASLGLCTAFANGGLTASSEGFSSLAIAAQGEANIDSFCTDVVAQADAAATVGAEAAGSAAVDVERPELPAVPAVPAVPAVDGEPEVPAVPAVPAVPAGAGNVADAASVSVR
- a CDS encoding RNA polymerase sigma factor, encoding MEEPLVLDTLAQEDIDIFDAAGTDPAALFGVAYRTFAGPVLGYLKARGVDDPEAVTQDVFLAFFPRINGLSGGLQGAKSLLFSIAHARMVDHYRRLERRPQLTPYDPQEDSRSTPSAEDHAVEFNGGAEALLAGLSDEHQEVLALRVVADLSIEQVAAIMGKSEGAIKQLQRRALHNLKAQTLSRNQANHE
- a CDS encoding sigma-70 family RNA polymerase sigma factor, whose product is MPLDDDVVESIYREHGPALRRFVLSASRDPQLAEDVVQETVLRVWQHAPELTGSLRSYLFRTARNIMIDNYRRAQRRPAEALDDGLSGHAEAVERVDELLNRVLIEEALLRLSTEHRDVLVALHYRRFTVNEAALQLNIPSGTVKSRAYYAVRALRTILDEMGVEW